In bacterium YEK0313, one genomic interval encodes:
- a CDS encoding Extracellular serine protease precursor — MPASKIGPTARTAHRTCRAGLLLGSALVLVLTHGAAAAGQRQRSAQPAPPAAQRLVSTLIEEISRSPHSGDRLAAAAVSVSPALAGDIARAATIGRMLAGNSGAPAAGTPAAATPSFAPPALPPPTGLLPTVAPTFPYLTDNGTVTATPRLDLPWMAARPVLDTSFSLAQRQEFAANWGNLAIGQATALNATTRPLDGAPLPGKGLIGRGVTVAVLDTGIDATFNATGTGFSSVHPEFAGRLDLRSRNTNDDGRGPLAIGDDRGGHGTHVAGTIAAAMDGTGMLGVAPGARLVAMRALPGGVDEAIRQVTAMPDVRIINGSYGPEIAPGGTIWKTGDLSDEWLAVRGALAAGKVLVFSNGNNGEDAPIQAANPAGAALFPYISRANAHSGVYDDGGRNYDFSEANSQRLPGRIVAVANLGIDLKISADSNRCGVAASWCISAPGGGVGSSQPNANEILSTFPRAPGSGTFTAPGGATYAYMTGTSMAAPHVSGALAVLMEAYPTYSAAEIVRLMFATAEDLGAPGVDAVYGHGLVRIDRALTGAPALGPADSRTTTVAAGGTELWTAPVATSGTLTIDNAAPSGGHRPSRPSHSYGELQIAGVAQFGTVDIRNGQLSVDGTLVAPSITVGVNGQLSGLGDVIGNVAVHGVLKPGSSPGEMVIVGNVAMGPTGIFQVDIDGRADTGGPGSYDTLFVLGPGHAFTAGGTFSARLRGIEAGASNSYVPTIGSRFAVVRAEAGARIAGHFSGIDIEADATGATGLPLNARLDVLYYPTSIVAAVTPASFAGLPSAGITLNTHGLALAAALDRARPAPAAPMTNAELHVFDLVYGLPVGRLSDALDAMSGRGYGGQTASSLQSVLGFASMLQQRRDGLRSGSADAVFAPTFGAANNGRFEASAGLPVAALAYADPDDGAARARAAGWSVWGQAFGNGGAVKADSGSGWSNTGGGFVFGIDRPVTPSLTVGFAGFYTATRTRGDNFVGTSSSLAGAVYGALSLGRVEIDAVVGGSWTEMSSTRNFSIGDTALAARGATRGFGLLATTEVGYRFQMPTHFGEAFVKPFAGIAYADVNRAAFTETGAGGFNLTVMADRPTRALAQIGLSTGLAIRGNHGLVWRPEFKLAWGHDFKDPSPPVSAAILGQTFTVRDTVLGRNAALVGLQLGVSHSDWLQIYAGYDGEFRHGEMTHQGRIGARLRW; from the coding sequence TTGCCAGCCTCGAAGATCGGCCCCACCGCTCGAACTGCCCATCGCACATGCCGCGCCGGCCTCCTGCTCGGCTCCGCCCTGGTGCTCGTCCTGACGCATGGAGCGGCTGCCGCCGGGCAACGCCAGCGGTCCGCCCAGCCCGCCCCCCCGGCAGCGCAGCGCCTGGTCTCCACGCTGATCGAGGAGATCAGCCGCAGCCCGCATAGCGGCGACCGGCTCGCGGCGGCCGCCGTCAGCGTGTCGCCCGCCCTTGCCGGCGATATCGCGCGGGCCGCCACCATCGGCCGGATGCTTGCCGGCAACAGCGGAGCGCCCGCCGCCGGGACGCCGGCCGCCGCCACCCCGTCCTTCGCTCCGCCCGCGCTGCCGCCGCCGACCGGCCTCCTGCCGACGGTCGCGCCGACCTTTCCCTATCTGACCGACAACGGCACGGTGACGGCGACGCCGCGCCTCGATCTGCCCTGGATGGCGGCGCGGCCGGTGCTGGACACCAGCTTCAGCCTGGCCCAGCGGCAGGAATTCGCCGCCAACTGGGGCAATCTTGCCATCGGCCAGGCGACCGCGCTGAACGCCACCACCCGGCCGCTGGACGGCGCTCCGCTGCCCGGCAAGGGCCTGATCGGCCGCGGCGTGACGGTGGCCGTGCTCGACACCGGCATCGATGCGACCTTCAATGCTACCGGCACCGGCTTTTCCTCGGTCCATCCCGAGTTTGCCGGCCGCCTCGACCTGCGCAGCCGCAACACCAATGACGATGGCCGCGGCCCGCTGGCGATCGGCGACGACCGCGGCGGCCACGGCACGCATGTGGCCGGTACGATCGCCGCCGCCATGGACGGCACGGGCATGCTGGGTGTCGCGCCGGGCGCGCGGCTCGTCGCCATGCGCGCCCTGCCCGGCGGCGTCGACGAGGCGATCCGGCAGGTCACCGCGATGCCGGACGTGCGCATCATCAATGGCAGCTATGGTCCCGAAATCGCTCCGGGCGGCACCATCTGGAAGACCGGCGATCTCTCGGACGAATGGCTCGCGGTGCGCGGTGCCCTCGCCGCCGGCAAGGTGCTGGTCTTTTCCAATGGCAATAACGGCGAGGATGCGCCGATCCAGGCCGCCAATCCGGCCGGCGCCGCGCTCTTCCCCTATATCAGCCGCGCCAACGCCCATAGCGGCGTCTATGACGATGGCGGGCGGAACTACGATTTTTCCGAAGCCAATTCGCAGCGCCTGCCCGGCCGCATCGTCGCGGTGGCGAATCTCGGCATCGACCTGAAGATCTCCGCCGATTCCAACCGCTGCGGGGTTGCCGCCAGTTGGTGCATCTCGGCGCCGGGCGGCGGCGTCGGCAGCAGCCAGCCCAATGCCAACGAGATCCTCTCCACCTTCCCGCGCGCGCCGGGCTCCGGCACGTTCACCGCCCCCGGTGGCGCGACCTACGCCTATATGACCGGCACGTCGATGGCGGCGCCGCATGTTTCGGGCGCTCTCGCCGTCCTGATGGAGGCCTATCCGACCTATTCGGCGGCCGAGATCGTGCGCCTGATGTTCGCCACAGCCGAGGACCTGGGAGCGCCGGGCGTCGATGCCGTCTACGGCCACGGCCTCGTCCGGATCGACCGCGCCCTGACCGGTGCGCCGGCCCTGGGGCCAGCCGATTCGCGCACCACCACCGTCGCGGCCGGTGGCACCGAGCTGTGGACGGCCCCGGTCGCGACCTCCGGCACGCTCACCATCGACAATGCCGCGCCGTCGGGCGGCCATCGGCCGAGCCGACCGTCGCATTCCTATGGCGAATTGCAGATCGCCGGCGTCGCGCAGTTCGGCACGGTCGACATCCGCAACGGCCAGCTCAGCGTCGATGGCACGCTGGTCGCTCCCAGCATCACTGTCGGCGTCAACGGTCAGCTCAGCGGCCTCGGCGACGTCATCGGCAATGTCGCCGTGCACGGCGTGCTGAAGCCCGGCAGCTCGCCGGGCGAGATGGTCATCGTCGGCAATGTCGCCATGGGCCCGACCGGCATCTTCCAGGTCGACATCGACGGTCGCGCGGATACCGGTGGTCCCGGCAGCTACGACACGCTGTTCGTGCTCGGCCCGGGCCACGCCTTCACGGCGGGCGGCACCTTCTCGGCACGCCTGCGCGGCATCGAGGCGGGGGCCAGCAACAGCTACGTCCCGACCATCGGCAGCAGATTTGCGGTGGTGCGCGCCGAGGCCGGGGCCCGCATCGCCGGCCATTTCTCCGGCATCGACATCGAGGCTGACGCGACCGGCGCGACCGGCCTGCCGCTCAATGCGCGGCTCGACGTCCTCTATTATCCGACCAGCATCGTCGCGGCCGTCACGCCGGCCTCCTTCGCCGGGCTTCCCTCGGCCGGCATCACCCTGAACACGCATGGACTTGCGCTCGCCGCGGCGCTCGACCGGGCGCGGCCGGCACCAGCCGCGCCGATGACCAATGCCGAGCTCCATGTTTTCGATCTCGTCTACGGCCTGCCCGTGGGCCGCCTGTCCGACGCGCTGGACGCGATGTCGGGCCGTGGCTACGGCGGCCAGACGGCAAGCTCGCTCCAGTCCGTCCTCGGCTTTGCCTCCATGCTGCAGCAGCGGCGCGATGGTCTGCGCAGCGGTTCGGCCGACGCCGTCTTCGCACCCACTTTCGGCGCCGCCAACAATGGCCGTTTCGAGGCCTCCGCCGGCCTGCCGGTAGCTGCGCTCGCCTATGCCGATCCGGACGACGGCGCCGCGCGCGCCCGGGCCGCGGGCTGGAGCGTCTGGGGCCAGGCCTTCGGCAATGGCGGCGCGGTCAAGGCCGACAGCGGCTCGGGCTGGTCCAATACCGGCGGCGGTTTCGTTTTCGGCATCGACCGACCGGTGACGCCGTCCCTGACCGTCGGCTTTGCCGGCTTCTACACGGCGACACGCACGCGCGGCGACAATTTCGTGGGAACGTCGAGCTCCCTGGCCGGCGCCGTCTATGGCGCGCTCAGCCTTGGCCGCGTCGAGATCGACGCGGTCGTCGGCGGCAGTTGGACCGAGATGTCGTCGACGCGCAATTTCAGCATCGGCGACACCGCCCTCGCCGCCCGCGGCGCGACACGCGGCTTCGGCCTGCTCGCCACCACGGAAGTCGGCTACCGCTTCCAGATGCCGACCCATTTCGGCGAAGCCTTCGTCAAGCCCTTTGCCGGCATTGCCTATGCCGACGTCAATCGCGCCGCCTTTACCGAAACGGGAGCCGGCGGTTTCAACCTCACCGTCATGGCCGACCGGCCGACACGCGCCCTCGCCCAGATCGGCCTCAGCACCGGGCTCGCCATCCGCGGCAATCACGGCCTCGTCTGGCGCCCCGAATTCAAGCTGGCCTGGGGACACGATTTCAAGGATCCCTCGCCGCCGGTCTCCGCAGCGATCCTCGGCCAGACCTTCACAGTGCGCGACACCGTGCTCGGCCGGAACGCCGCCCTCGTCGGCCTGCAGCTCGGCGTCTCCCACTCCGACTGGCTGCAGATCTATGCCGGCTATGACGGCGAGTTCCGCCACGGCGAGATGACGCATCAGGGCCGGATCGGCGCGCGCCTGCGCTGGTAG
- the mcbR_7 gene encoding HTH-type transcriptional regulator McbR, producing the protein MAEPGRDRLDLKSKVPEAVVRASTLTEQVYLKLREGLLLGVWKPGEKLTARALSRTLGVSLTPAREAITRLATEGAISVSETRMYSIPELDRAQYEEITRIRLQLEPMAAAMAARNASDALVERLDDINEGLKARILAEDFDEGLRLDSEFHLSVYDAAGSAVLRRLIDTLWLQIGPTRTRLLPEYRRKLIGYENHRNVIEALQHRDETAAQRAMHRDLTEGANAIISVLV; encoded by the coding sequence TTGGCCGAACCGGGACGTGACAGACTTGACCTGAAGAGCAAGGTACCGGAAGCCGTCGTCCGCGCATCGACCTTGACCGAACAGGTCTATCTCAAGCTGCGCGAGGGCCTGCTTCTCGGCGTGTGGAAGCCTGGCGAGAAGCTGACGGCACGGGCGCTGAGCCGCACGCTCGGCGTGAGCCTCACGCCCGCGCGCGAAGCGATCACCCGGCTCGCGACCGAAGGCGCGATCAGCGTCTCCGAAACCCGGATGTATTCCATTCCGGAGCTCGATCGTGCCCAGTACGAGGAGATCACGCGCATCCGCCTGCAGCTCGAACCGATGGCGGCGGCGATGGCCGCGCGGAATGCTTCCGACGCTCTTGTCGAGCGCCTTGACGACATCAACGAAGGGCTGAAGGCAAGGATCCTCGCGGAGGATTTCGACGAGGGCCTGCGGCTCGATTCCGAATTCCATCTCTCGGTCTACGACGCGGCCGGTTCTGCCGTCCTGCGCCGGCTGATCGATACGCTCTGGCTGCAGATCGGCCCGACACGCACCCGCCTTCTCCCGGAATACCGGCGCAAGCTGATCGGCTACGAGAACCATCGCAACGTGATCGAGGCGCTTCAGCACCGCGACGAGACCGCGGCGCAACGCGCCATGCACAGGGATCTCACGGAAGGCGCCAATGCCATCATCTCCGTGCTGGTGTGA
- the tauA gene encoding Taurine-binding periplasmic protein precursor, translated as MTRLSRRGALQWGANFGVATFAMSAFGTGMASAQAKKAVLGYFSSANQQNFARATGSMQKAMGADVAVDFVGVSSGPQILTAMASNSMDLCNIGSSPMLVSFAQGLPVSMVYVHKIVRDGEALVVRNGAGISGLADLKGRKIGCPFNTSVHFALIAALRTVGLSPSQVELVNLRADAMLAAWQQNAIDAAYIWHPVQGVLLQSGGTVIFTTGELAPSGILIFDAIVCRNQFKQDHPDLVLAYLKELDRINAIYRDRPEEVADTMAPFLQIPRETALLVARTTHTITPKTMLSPDWMGEPGVAESGVVTALAKQADFLVRSGQMPRAPADLSKWVDSSFVKQMV; from the coding sequence ATGACACGGCTTTCGAGGCGCGGTGCCTTGCAGTGGGGAGCAAATTTCGGCGTGGCGACCTTTGCCATGTCGGCCTTCGGGACGGGCATGGCCTCCGCCCAGGCCAAGAAGGCTGTCCTCGGATACTTCTCGTCGGCCAATCAGCAGAACTTCGCCCGTGCCACCGGCTCGATGCAGAAGGCGATGGGCGCGGACGTCGCGGTCGACTTCGTCGGCGTCTCGAGCGGCCCGCAGATCCTGACCGCCATGGCGTCGAACAGCATGGACCTGTGCAATATCGGGTCGAGCCCGATGCTGGTGAGCTTCGCCCAGGGCCTGCCCGTGTCCATGGTCTATGTGCACAAGATCGTTCGCGATGGCGAAGCGCTCGTCGTCCGGAACGGCGCCGGCATTTCAGGGCTTGCCGACCTGAAGGGCAGGAAGATCGGCTGCCCGTTCAACACCTCGGTTCATTTCGCCTTGATCGCGGCGCTTCGCACGGTCGGCCTTTCGCCGTCCCAGGTCGAGCTCGTCAATCTGCGGGCGGATGCGATGCTGGCGGCCTGGCAGCAGAATGCGATCGACGCGGCCTATATCTGGCACCCCGTTCAGGGCGTGCTGCTGCAGAGCGGCGGGACCGTGATCTTCACCACCGGTGAACTGGCGCCGTCCGGCATCCTGATCTTCGACGCCATCGTCTGCCGCAACCAGTTCAAACAGGACCATCCGGACCTGGTGCTGGCCTATCTGAAGGAGCTCGACCGGATCAACGCCATCTACCGCGACAGGCCGGAGGAGGTCGCCGACACCATGGCCCCCTTCCTGCAGATCCCGCGGGAGACCGCGCTGCTGGTGGCCCGCACGACGCATACCATTACGCCGAAGACGATGCTGAGCCCGGACTGGATGGGCGAGCCGGGGGTCGCGGAGAGCGGCGTCGTCACGGCGCTCGCCAAGCAGGCCGACTTCCTCGTCCGGAGCGGGCAAATGCCGCGCGCCCCTGCCGATCTGTCGAAGTGGGTCGACAGTTCCTTCGTCAAGCAGATGGTCTGA
- the tauB_3 gene encoding Taurine import ATP-binding protein TauB has translation MIKPVSLDIPRGKGPPKLQARQLSKSFPSPSGPVQALAPFDLSVDKGDFLCVVGPSGCGKTTLLNIVAGFETPSTGSVTLDGKPIRGPGAERGVVFQQGALFNWMSVQENVAFGPRACGVSVAEARERAGQLLDLVGLNGFASKYPYQLSGGMQQRVGIARALANDPDILLMDEPFAALDQQTRELLQEEMRRIWQRTGKTIIWITHSIEEALFLATHVLVMASRPGRTKAAFESSFSRSDDPYLAASPEFAAARRTILELLRSETAKAQRLEEVHP, from the coding sequence ATGATCAAGCCAGTCTCCCTCGACATCCCGCGCGGGAAAGGTCCGCCGAAGCTGCAGGCCAGACAGCTCTCGAAATCGTTCCCATCTCCGTCCGGCCCGGTCCAGGCCCTGGCGCCTTTCGACCTGAGCGTGGACAAGGGCGACTTCCTGTGCGTCGTCGGCCCCTCCGGATGCGGCAAGACGACCCTGCTCAACATCGTCGCGGGTTTCGAGACGCCGAGCACCGGTTCCGTCACGCTCGACGGCAAACCCATTCGCGGCCCCGGCGCCGAGCGCGGCGTCGTGTTCCAGCAAGGAGCGCTGTTCAACTGGATGAGCGTGCAGGAGAATGTCGCCTTCGGGCCACGGGCTTGCGGCGTCAGCGTCGCCGAGGCGCGGGAACGGGCCGGTCAGCTCCTCGACCTGGTCGGCCTGAACGGCTTCGCCTCGAAGTATCCGTACCAGCTTTCCGGCGGCATGCAGCAACGCGTCGGCATCGCCCGCGCCCTGGCCAACGACCCCGACATCCTGCTCATGGACGAGCCCTTCGCGGCCCTGGACCAGCAGACACGCGAGCTCCTGCAGGAGGAGATGCGCCGGATCTGGCAGCGCACCGGCAAGACCATCATCTGGATCACGCATTCGATCGAGGAGGCGCTGTTCCTCGCCACCCACGTGCTGGTCATGGCATCGCGCCCGGGCCGGACGAAAGCCGCCTTCGAGTCGTCGTTCTCCCGGTCCGACGACCCCTATCTTGCGGCATCGCCGGAATTCGCGGCCGCCCGGCGAACGATCCTGGAACTTCTGAGATCCGAGACGGCAAAGGCCCAGCGCCTTGAGGAGGTGCACCCGTGA
- the ssuC_8 gene encoding Putative aliphatic sulfonates transport permease protein SsuC: protein MSAADRTLDVEAPTDESDARRKLGRRDLGLTILTFAAILALWTAVTGSGLWEPVIRPVFLPSPLTVFQTFMSLVENGYQGRSLGHHVGVSFYRFAIAFSLCILVGVPVGLLMGTSRTIRAIVEPPIQAIRPIPKLALLPLFLIWFGIGNLSKIVVIAAPVFPLIAISAMQAVRAVSTKKIQAAQSLGASSWIVFRRILLPASLPGIFTGIRVSISIGVTMLVGAELTATSDGIAWMALTAAEYLQTDIVLVGVLIMAAMGYVLDRAFLLLETNLVHWTGKD, encoded by the coding sequence GTGAGCGCGGCCGACCGTACGCTGGACGTGGAAGCGCCGACCGACGAGAGCGATGCGCGCCGCAAGCTCGGCCGGCGGGATCTCGGCCTGACGATCCTGACATTCGCGGCCATTCTCGCGCTCTGGACGGCGGTCACCGGCTCGGGCCTGTGGGAACCGGTGATCCGTCCGGTCTTCCTCCCCTCCCCGTTGACCGTCTTCCAGACCTTCATGAGCCTTGTCGAGAACGGCTATCAGGGCCGCTCGCTTGGCCATCACGTCGGCGTCAGTTTTTACCGCTTCGCCATCGCCTTCTCCCTGTGCATCCTCGTCGGCGTGCCGGTGGGCCTCCTGATGGGGACGAGCCGGACCATCCGAGCCATCGTGGAACCACCGATCCAGGCGATCAGGCCGATCCCCAAACTGGCTCTGCTGCCGCTTTTCCTGATCTGGTTCGGCATCGGCAACCTGTCGAAGATCGTCGTCATCGCGGCCCCGGTCTTTCCGTTGATCGCGATCAGCGCCATGCAGGCCGTGCGCGCGGTGAGCACCAAGAAGATCCAGGCTGCCCAGTCGCTTGGCGCATCGTCCTGGATCGTCTTTCGCCGCATCCTGCTGCCGGCCAGCCTGCCCGGCATTTTCACCGGCATCCGGGTCTCGATCTCGATCGGCGTCACCATGCTGGTCGGCGCCGAATTGACAGCGACGTCCGACGGCATCGCCTGGATGGCGCTGACGGCCGCCGAATATCTGCAGACCGACATCGTGCTGGTCGGCGTGCTGATCATGGCGGCCATGGGCTACGTGCTCGACCGCGCCTTCCTGCTTCTCGAAACGAACCTCGTGCACTGGACCGGCAAGGATTGA
- the gadA gene encoding Glutamate decarboxylase alpha: MSSPIRKPFPARGENWATLQSQMQAFASTDIDWRRGRAPLFVFLNDQETHEVGRNAYFDFFTENALGGARAFFGIGRMEKEVLDCGLDLFQAPDGAAGSFTSGGSESIFLAVKAARDAYRAKHGRRHDGALNIVMPDSAHAAFDKSADVMDLELRRAPLHPDRRVDVQAMRKLIDDRTILLVGSAPCYPHGVIDPIDAIAELAVESGIWLHVDACVGGWILPFFKKNGRTVRDFDFRLPGVRSISADLHKFGFCPKPASTIFYRDRADQERAMFVADAWPAGTFRTATLAGTRPAGAVAGAWAVLHHLGEQGYRQAAARLADMTDAYLRDIETIDGMRIWARPDMSIINFGSDSYDIGAVAKGMSDRGWLPALTRRPPGLHLMMSLLHEPIRQDFVADLRASVADVLRGGHGQSTIEATYG, from the coding sequence GTGTCATCGCCAATCCGGAAGCCATTCCCCGCCCGCGGCGAGAACTGGGCGACGTTGCAATCCCAGATGCAGGCATTCGCGAGCACCGATATCGACTGGCGGCGCGGCCGCGCGCCGCTGTTCGTGTTCCTCAACGACCAGGAGACCCACGAGGTCGGGCGCAATGCCTATTTCGACTTCTTCACGGAGAATGCCCTTGGTGGAGCGCGGGCCTTTTTCGGCATCGGCCGGATGGAGAAGGAGGTGCTCGACTGCGGACTGGACCTCTTCCAGGCCCCGGACGGCGCGGCCGGGTCGTTTACGAGCGGCGGCAGCGAAAGCATCTTTCTGGCCGTCAAGGCCGCCCGCGACGCCTACCGCGCGAAGCACGGGCGCCGGCACGACGGCGCGCTCAACATCGTCATGCCCGACTCGGCCCATGCCGCCTTCGACAAGTCGGCCGACGTGATGGATCTCGAACTGCGGCGTGCGCCCCTGCACCCGGATCGCCGCGTCGACGTGCAGGCCATGCGCAAGCTGATCGACGACCGGACGATACTGCTGGTCGGCTCGGCCCCCTGCTATCCGCACGGTGTCATCGACCCGATCGACGCGATCGCGGAGCTGGCGGTCGAATCCGGGATCTGGCTCCATGTCGACGCCTGTGTCGGCGGCTGGATCCTGCCCTTCTTCAAGAAGAACGGACGCACCGTGCGCGATTTCGATTTCCGCCTGCCCGGCGTCCGTTCGATTTCGGCCGACCTTCATAAGTTCGGCTTCTGCCCCAAGCCGGCCTCGACCATATTCTACCGGGATCGCGCCGACCAGGAACGGGCCATGTTCGTCGCCGACGCATGGCCGGCGGGAACCTTCCGCACCGCGACGCTGGCAGGAACCCGGCCGGCGGGAGCGGTCGCCGGAGCCTGGGCCGTTCTTCACCACCTCGGCGAGCAGGGCTACCGCCAGGCCGCCGCGCGCCTTGCCGACATGACCGATGCCTATCTGCGCGACATCGAGACCATCGATGGCATGCGCATCTGGGCAAGGCCGGACATGTCCATCATCAATTTCGGCTCCGACAGCTACGACATCGGCGCGGTCGCCAAGGGCATGTCCGACCGCGGCTGGCTGCCGGCCCTGACGCGCCGTCCGCCGGGGCTTCACCTCATGATGTCGCTCCTCCACGAGCCGATCCGGCAGGACTTCGTCGCCGATCTCAGAGCGAGCGTTGCGGACGTCCTGCGCGGCGGCCATGGACAGTCGACAATCGAGGCGACCTACGGATAG
- the gcvA_13 gene encoding Glycine cleavage system transcriptional activator, with protein MRHRRLPPLASLRAFEAAARHLSFRAAAAELAVTPTAISHQIRLLEDTLGLALFVRQVRRVALTAAGHTLYPVLREGFDAFERAIGALAPRDRRSAVTLTATTLFTARRLLPALGAFRERHPAFDLRLHASDEAVDLAAGVADIAVRYGMGPFAGLVAEPLLSERFGVLCSPRLGLARPEDLRQATLLHAEWRRPGLAPDWPKWARLAGMADLAVGEGPRFTDDGHALQAAIAGHGAVVSSLVLARPEIEAGLLVHPFGPVIEGATYFIVATTDAMTSADVRAVRDWLKEVVGPASATAGPPARPG; from the coding sequence TTGCGGCATCGGCGCCTGCCGCCGCTGGCGTCCCTGCGCGCCTTCGAGGCGGCGGCGCGGCATCTGAGCTTCCGCGCGGCGGCTGCCGAACTGGCGGTGACGCCGACCGCGATCAGCCACCAGATCCGCCTCCTCGAGGACACGCTGGGGCTTGCCCTGTTCGTGCGCCAGGTCAGGCGGGTCGCGCTCACCGCGGCGGGGCACACGCTCTATCCGGTGCTGCGCGAGGGATTCGACGCCTTCGAGCGCGCCATCGGCGCGCTTGCGCCGCGGGACCGGCGCAGCGCGGTGACGCTGACCGCGACGACACTGTTCACCGCCCGGCGCCTGCTGCCGGCGCTGGGCGCCTTCCGTGAGCGCCATCCCGCCTTCGATCTCCGGCTGCACGCGTCGGACGAGGCGGTCGACCTTGCCGCGGGCGTCGCCGACATTGCCGTGCGCTACGGGATGGGGCCGTTTGCCGGGCTGGTGGCCGAGCCACTCCTTTCCGAACGGTTCGGCGTCCTCTGCAGCCCGCGGCTCGGGCTCGCGCGTCCCGAGGACCTCAGGCAGGCGACGCTGCTCCATGCCGAGTGGCGGCGGCCGGGCCTTGCGCCGGACTGGCCGAAATGGGCACGGCTCGCCGGCATGGCGGATCTCGCTGTCGGCGAAGGGCCGCGCTTCACCGATGACGGCCATGCCCTGCAGGCGGCGATCGCCGGTCACGGCGCGGTGGTATCGAGCCTCGTCCTTGCCCGCCCGGAGATCGAAGCGGGGCTGCTAGTCCACCCTTTCGGGCCGGTCATCGAGGGCGCGACCTATTTCATCGTGGCCACCACCGACGCCATGACATCGGCCGATGTCCGCGCGGTGCGCGACTGGCTGAAGGAGGTGGTCGGGCCGGCGAGCGCCACGGCCGGGCCGCCGGCTCGGCCCGGATGA
- the azoR1_1 gene encoding FMN-dependent NADH-azoreductase 1 — MIRDRSNPIRLLHIDASARSGLSGRDRHGSHSRRLSRRFVDRWQAARPGDPVIYRDVGRAPPAPVSEAWIAAAFCPPERRSDDQKAVLAESDRLTAELVAADLVVIGAPMYNFGVPAQLKAWIDNVVRVGVTFGFDRSRPGEPYWPMLPKGKRLVLEKPARLRPSLVEGDAGSEAATSDPAAAV, encoded by the coding sequence ATGATCCGTGACCGCAGCAACCCGATCCGCCTCCTCCACATCGATGCGAGCGCCCGTTCCGGCCTCTCGGGCCGTGACCGCCACGGCTCGCACAGCCGCCGCCTGAGCCGGCGTTTCGTCGATCGCTGGCAGGCCGCGCGGCCCGGCGATCCCGTCATCTACCGCGATGTCGGCCGCGCGCCGCCGGCGCCGGTCAGCGAAGCCTGGATCGCCGCCGCCTTCTGCCCGCCCGAACGGCGCAGCGACGACCAGAAGGCGGTGCTCGCCGAGAGCGACCGGCTCACCGCCGAGCTGGTCGCGGCCGATCTCGTCGTCATCGGCGCGCCCATGTACAATTTCGGCGTTCCGGCGCAGCTCAAGGCCTGGATCGACAATGTCGTGCGGGTCGGCGTGACCTTCGGCTTCGACCGCAGCCGTCCAGGCGAGCCCTATTGGCCCATGCTGCCGAAGGGCAAGCGCCTTGTATTGGAAAAACCTGCCAGACTGAGGCCGTCCCTCGTTGAGGGGGATGCCGGATCCGAGGCGGCCACCTCGGATCCGGCGGCGGCCGTTTGA